One region of Salvia miltiorrhiza cultivar Shanhuang (shh) chromosome 3, IMPLAD_Smil_shh, whole genome shotgun sequence genomic DNA includes:
- the LOC131018206 gene encoding secreted RxLR effector protein 161-like, with protein MKNLGDAKKILGMSIERDREKSTLLLHQTDYVKQVLLKFNMENSRSVSVPLGSHFELSKKQCPKTDLELEEMRNIPYANAIGSVMYLMISTRLDIAYVVSCLSRYMANPGIPHWEALKWLFRYLKSTMHHGLNFSKAQDGIKCVGYVDSNYANDRDNRKSTTSYVFTLCDACISWKSQLQNIVALSTTESEYIAATEAVKEAIWLDGLLSEIRFIDL; from the coding sequence ATGAAAAATCTTGGTGATGCCAAGAAAATTTTGGGCATGAGCATAGAAAGAGATAGGGAGAAATCCACCTTGCTGCTGCATCAGACTGATTATGTGAAACAAGTCCTATTGAAATTCAACATGGAAAATAGCAGATCTGTCAGTGTGCCTCTTGGTTCTCATTTTGAATTAAGTAAAAAGCAATGTCCTAAAACTGATCTTGAACTTGAAGAAATGAGAAACATTCCTTATGCTAATGCTATAGGTTCTGTCATGTACTTGATGATTAGTACTAGGCTTGATATTGCTTATGTTGTTTCTTGTTTGAGTAGATATATGGCAAATCCTGGTATTCCTCATTGGGAAGCTTTAAAATGGTTGTTTAGATATTTGAAGTCTACTATGCATCATGGTCTGAATTTTTCTAAAGCTCAAGATGGTATTAAATGTGTTGGCTATGTTGATTCTAACTATGCTAATGATAGGGATAATAGGAAGTCCACCACTTCTTATGTGTTTACTCTGTGTGATGCCTGCATTAGTTGGAAATCCCAACTGCAAAACATTGTTGCCTTGTCTACTACTGAATCTGAGTACATTGCTGCAACTGAGGCTGTGAAAGAAGCTATTTGGCTTGATGGTTTGCTGTCTGAAATCAGATTCATTGATCTCTGA